The Phaeobacter sp. A36a-5a genomic interval AATCCCCCCGGTCTGTTACCCCGCAGGAGGCGGCAGTACTTGCTGTTGAGGCGCCGATGGGCTTGTGCAAGGTCGCGTTGGTGGTCAATCCGGATGACGCCCTGCTGGATGAAATCACCAGTGTTGTACCATTGGACATGATTCAGTTGCACGGGCAGGAAACGCCGGAGCGGGTTGCGCAGGTCAAAGCACGCTACGGCCTGCCGGTGATGAAGGTTCTAGGAGTCTCGAATGCTGAGGATATCCAGGGGATCGAAGTCTACGAATCCGTTGCGGACCAGATTCTCGTCGATGCCAAGGCGCCGAAGGGGGCCGTTCTTCCCGGCGGCAATGGGGTCATCTTTGACTGGGGTCTGCTGGCGCGCAAGAAATACTGGCGGCGGCCCTGGATGCTGGCAGGCGGCTTGACGCCTGAGAATGTCGCCGAGGCGATCCGGGTCACCGGCGCGCGTCAGGTCGATGTGGCCTCCGGTGCAGAGAGCACGGTTGGCGTGAAGGATCCGGCCCGCATTCGTGCATTCTGTGAAGCCGCCGGTGCGCCACGCCGCTGAGCGGCACCTTGGCTCCGGCGATCCAACACCAGCGCCGCGACATTGCGCATCAGCCTCGATAATCCGCTGCACCTCTCTTTACCCGGGGCAGGCTGCGCTATACTCATATCGAGCGCCGCGAAGAAGGAAAGAACCATGGCCGAAGATCTATTCAACAGCTTCATGAACGGTCCTGACGAACAGGGACGGTTTGGTATTTTCGGGGGACGGTTTGTCAGCGAGACCCTGATGCCGCTGATCCTCAGCCTGGAAGAGGAGTATGATCGCGCCAAGGATGATCCAAGTTTCTGGGCGGAGATGGATGACCTTTGGAAGAACTATGTGGGTCGCCCCAGCCCGCTCTATTTCGCCGAGCGGTTGACGGACCATCTCGGCGGTGCCAAGGTTTATCTGAAGCGTGATGAGCTGAACCACACTGGCGCGCATAAGATCAACAATGTTCTGGGGCAGATCCTGCTCGCCCGCCGCATGGGCAAGAACCGGATCATCGCCGAGACGGGCGCCGGGCAGCATGGTGTTGCAACAGCAACGGTCTGCGCTAAGTTCGGCCTGAAATGCGTGGTCTATATGGGCGCTCATGATGTGCAGCGTCAGGCGCCCAATGTCTTCCGTATGCGGCTTCTGGGTGCTGAGGTGATCCCGGTCACCTCGGGGCGTGGAACGCTGAAAGATGCCATGAATGACGCGCTGCGCGACTGGGTGACCAACGTCCACGACACCTTTTACTGCATCGGGACGGTGGCTGGCCCACACCCCTATCCGGCGATGGTGCGCGACTTCCAGGCGGTGATCGGCAAAGAGGTCCGCTGGCAGCTCGCGGAGCAGGAGGGGGAGGGTCGCCTGCCTGACACTGTGATTGCGGCCATCGGTGGCGGATCGAACGCCATGGGCCTGTTCTACCCCTTCCTTGATGACAAATCGGTCAACATCATCGGGGTCGAGGCCGGCGGCAAGGGGGTTGACGAGAAGATGCAGCATTGCGCATCTCTAACTGGCGGTCGCCCGGGGGTGCTTCACGGCAACCGAACCTACCTGTTGCAGGACGACGACGGGCAGATCCTTGAGGGCTTTTCGATCTCTGCCGGACTGGACTACCCGGGGATCGGGCCGGAACACGCCTGGCTGAATGATATCGGCCGCGCCGACTACGTCTCCATCAC includes:
- a CDS encoding phosphoribosylanthranilate isomerase, translated to MDIRVKICGLKTPGDIAAAAEAGAAYIGFNFFPKSPRSVTPQEAAVLAVEAPMGLCKVALVVNPDDALLDEITSVVPLDMIQLHGQETPERVAQVKARYGLPVMKVLGVSNAEDIQGIEVYESVADQILVDAKAPKGAVLPGGNGVIFDWGLLARKKYWRRPWMLAGGLTPENVAEAIRVTGARQVDVASGAESTVGVKDPARIRAFCEAAGAPRR
- the trpB gene encoding tryptophan synthase subunit beta, which translates into the protein MAEDLFNSFMNGPDEQGRFGIFGGRFVSETLMPLILSLEEEYDRAKDDPSFWAEMDDLWKNYVGRPSPLYFAERLTDHLGGAKVYLKRDELNHTGAHKINNVLGQILLARRMGKNRIIAETGAGQHGVATATVCAKFGLKCVVYMGAHDVQRQAPNVFRMRLLGAEVIPVTSGRGTLKDAMNDALRDWVTNVHDTFYCIGTVAGPHPYPAMVRDFQAVIGKEVRWQLAEQEGEGRLPDTVIAAIGGGSNAMGLFYPFLDDKSVNIIGVEAGGKGVDEKMQHCASLTGGRPGVLHGNRTYLLQDDDGQILEGFSISAGLDYPGIGPEHAWLNDIGRADYVSITDKEALEAFQLSCALEGIIPALEPSHALAHVMKIAPDLPKDHIIVMNMCGRGDKDIFTVARHLGFDMSDTEGRDSD